Proteins encoded in a region of the Marinococcus sp. PL1-022 genome:
- the purS gene encoding phosphoribosylformylglycinamidine synthase subunit PurS — MVNVQVYVTLKEGVLDPQGSTIENALQTMGYHEVSSVQTGKYIELEVEEGNNLEARIEEMCEKLLSNPVIEDYTYTIGKGVS; from the coding sequence ATGGTTAACGTTCAAGTGTATGTGACATTGAAAGAAGGAGTGCTTGATCCGCAGGGAAGTACGATTGAAAACGCCCTGCAGACAATGGGGTACCATGAGGTGTCATCTGTCCAGACCGGCAAGTATATTGAGCTTGAAGTAGAGGAAGGAAACAACCTTGAAGCGCGGATTGAGGAAATGTGTGAAAAGCTCCTGTCCAACCCGGTGATTGAAGATTATACGTACACGATCGGAAAGGGCGTGTCCTGA
- the purH gene encoding bifunctional phosphoribosylaminoimidazolecarboxamide formyltransferase/IMP cyclohydrolase: MKRALISVSDKEGIVPLAKSLEKQGIEIISTGGTSRVLEESGVQIKGISDVTGFPEILDGRVKTLHPNIHSGLLARRSDDAHTAQLNEHGIEPIDLVVVNLYPFKKTIENPDKSFEDAIENIDIGGPTMLRAAAKNFEDVTVVVDPDDYELVLTELKDGGTVSAETNKRLAAKVFRHTASYDALIADYLTREAGEKHPEMYTVTYEKKQDLRYGENPHQEAAFYREPIGPLSSIANAFQLHGKELSYNNINDAEAALSMIREFTHPASVAVKHMNPCGVAIGETLEEAYDKTYAADPVSIFGGIVAFNGEVTEAIAEKLKEIFLEIVIAPSFSQEALDLLTQKKNIRLLTVTLEGLAETRSQLTSIHGGLLVQDEDTKGFLDADVRVVTEREPTEAEWEDLKLAWKVVKHVKSNAIVLTKNVQTIGIGAGQMNRVGSAEIAINQAGEEAANSALGSDAFFPMQDTVETAGEAGISAIVQPGGSIRDQESIDRANELGITMVFTGMRHFRH; the protein is encoded by the coding sequence ATGAAACGAGCATTAATTAGTGTGTCAGATAAAGAGGGTATTGTACCCCTGGCCAAAAGCCTTGAAAAACAGGGAATTGAAATTATCTCTACGGGAGGAACGAGCCGCGTACTCGAGGAAAGCGGTGTGCAGATCAAGGGTATTTCAGACGTTACCGGATTTCCGGAAATACTTGACGGCCGGGTGAAGACGCTGCATCCAAACATACATAGCGGTCTGCTTGCCCGCCGCAGCGACGATGCCCATACAGCCCAGCTGAACGAGCACGGTATCGAACCAATTGACCTGGTAGTCGTAAATCTGTACCCGTTCAAAAAAACGATCGAAAACCCGGACAAGTCGTTTGAGGATGCCATTGAAAATATTGATATCGGCGGTCCGACAATGCTTAGGGCAGCGGCGAAAAACTTCGAAGACGTTACGGTCGTCGTGGATCCGGATGATTATGAGCTTGTGCTTACAGAATTAAAAGATGGCGGCACGGTATCAGCGGAGACGAACAAAAGGCTCGCAGCCAAGGTGTTCCGGCACACTGCTTCCTATGACGCGTTAATTGCGGATTATTTAACCCGGGAAGCCGGCGAAAAGCATCCTGAAATGTACACCGTGACGTATGAGAAAAAGCAGGATCTGCGCTACGGCGAAAATCCTCATCAGGAGGCAGCCTTTTACCGGGAGCCAATCGGGCCGCTCAGCTCGATTGCAAATGCCTTCCAGCTGCACGGCAAAGAGCTTTCCTATAACAATATTAACGATGCTGAAGCAGCGCTCAGTATGATCCGCGAATTCACGCACCCGGCCTCGGTGGCCGTTAAGCACATGAATCCGTGCGGGGTCGCGATTGGGGAAACACTCGAGGAAGCCTACGACAAAACGTATGCCGCAGACCCGGTCTCGATATTCGGGGGAATCGTTGCGTTTAACGGCGAAGTAACAGAGGCCATCGCAGAAAAGCTGAAGGAGATTTTCCTTGAAATTGTTATCGCCCCGAGCTTTTCGCAGGAAGCCCTTGATCTGCTGACGCAGAAGAAAAATATCCGTCTGCTGACTGTCACGCTCGAAGGACTTGCTGAGACGCGTTCACAATTGACGTCCATCCACGGCGGCCTGCTTGTACAGGACGAGGATACCAAAGGCTTTCTGGATGCGGACGTGCGAGTGGTAACCGAACGGGAGCCGACAGAAGCGGAATGGGAGGACTTGAAGCTTGCCTGGAAGGTAGTTAAGCACGTGAAATCCAACGCGATCGTATTGACGAAAAATGTTCAGACGATTGGAATTGGTGCCGGCCAGATGAACCGTGTCGGTTCGGCTGAAATTGCTATTAACCAGGCCGGAGAGGAAGCGGCAAACAGCGCTCTCGGCTCTGATGCCTTCTTCCCGATGCAGGATACGGTGGAAACAGCCGGAGAAGCCGGTATTTCAGCGATTGTTCAGCCGGGCGGCTCAATCCGGGACCAGGAGTCCATCGACCGCGCCAACGAATTGGGAATCACTATGGTGTTTACCGGCATGCGCCATTTCAGGCATTAA
- the purN gene encoding phosphoribosylglycinamide formyltransferase, which produces MMKLALFASGTGSNARSLIRAAREERLKAEFVLIVCDKPQAPVVAFAEEEGIPVFAFSPKEYENKAAFETEIVKELYAKGAERIVLAGYMRLIGDTLLSEYSGRMINVHPSLLPAFPGKDAIRQAWDAGVKVTGVTVHYVDEGMDTGSIIAQEPLYVKDTDSLGTLTAGIQAVEHRLYPDIVQQWITRPLKTAQTNTEGANHS; this is translated from the coding sequence CTGATGAAGCTCGCCCTATTTGCCTCTGGTACTGGGTCGAACGCCCGTTCATTGATCCGCGCAGCCCGGGAAGAGAGACTCAAAGCGGAATTCGTGCTGATTGTCTGTGATAAGCCGCAGGCTCCGGTCGTTGCCTTTGCCGAAGAAGAGGGTATTCCGGTGTTCGCTTTTTCGCCGAAGGAGTACGAAAACAAGGCGGCGTTTGAAACTGAAATCGTGAAGGAATTATATGCTAAAGGGGCGGAACGGATCGTGCTTGCCGGCTATATGCGGTTAATCGGCGATACGCTGCTTAGCGAATACAGCGGACGTATGATTAATGTCCATCCTTCACTGCTTCCGGCTTTTCCTGGAAAGGATGCCATCAGGCAGGCGTGGGATGCAGGAGTAAAAGTGACCGGGGTCACGGTTCATTACGTCGATGAAGGCATGGATACCGGCAGCATTATTGCGCAGGAGCCGCTGTATGTAAAGGATACGGATTCGCTTGGAACACTCACCGCCGGTATCCAGGCCGTTGAACACCGGCTTTATCCGGACATCGTCCAGCAGTGGATCACCCGTCCCCTGAAAACAGCACAAACCAATACGGAGGGAGCCAACCATTCATGA
- the purM gene encoding phosphoribosylformylglycinamidine cyclo-ligase, giving the protein MSEAYKRAGVDVEAGYQAVERMKKHIARTGRPEVMGALGGFGGMFDISGLPYKEPVLISGTDGVGTKLMLAFQMNKHDTIGQDVVAMCVNDIAVQGADPLYFLDYLALGKADPEKIEQIVKGVADGCVQAGCAVIGGETAEMPGMYSEEEYDLAGFAVGAAEKADILAEPQAGPGDVIIGVASSGVHSNGFSLVRKVLFEDGLFTVNDTVPPFQRPLGEELLEPTKIYVNAAKAIKQLGTSRGMAHITGGGFFENVPRMLPDGCGAMFDVHSWKQPEIFPFIQNEGHLSPEDMFGTFNMGIGLMTVVPAAEKENVLQALKQDGEEAWAIGEVTDGGGVQVKGATC; this is encoded by the coding sequence ATGTCTGAAGCTTACAAGCGGGCCGGTGTAGACGTTGAAGCAGGATACCAGGCGGTAGAGCGGATGAAAAAGCACATTGCCCGGACCGGGCGCCCGGAAGTGATGGGGGCTCTCGGTGGTTTTGGCGGTATGTTTGATATTTCCGGACTTCCTTACAAAGAGCCTGTGCTCATATCAGGCACAGACGGTGTCGGCACGAAATTAATGCTTGCTTTTCAAATGAATAAGCACGACACGATCGGCCAGGATGTGGTGGCAATGTGTGTAAATGATATCGCCGTCCAGGGGGCCGATCCCCTCTATTTTCTGGATTATCTGGCTCTGGGAAAAGCAGATCCGGAAAAAATCGAGCAGATCGTCAAAGGCGTAGCAGACGGCTGCGTGCAGGCAGGCTGCGCTGTCATTGGCGGAGAAACCGCCGAGATGCCGGGAATGTACAGTGAGGAAGAATACGACCTGGCCGGGTTTGCGGTTGGGGCAGCGGAAAAGGCGGATATTCTGGCTGAGCCACAAGCCGGACCCGGGGACGTGATTATTGGTGTAGCTTCCTCAGGCGTGCACAGCAACGGGTTTTCCCTCGTGCGTAAGGTATTGTTTGAGGATGGCCTGTTTACGGTGAATGACACGGTTCCTCCGTTTCAGCGTCCGCTCGGTGAAGAGCTGCTTGAGCCGACAAAGATTTACGTAAATGCGGCGAAAGCCATTAAGCAGCTGGGCACATCCAGAGGAATGGCTCATATTACTGGCGGCGGTTTTTTTGAAAATGTGCCGAGAATGCTGCCGGACGGCTGTGGTGCGATGTTTGACGTCCACAGCTGGAAGCAGCCGGAAATTTTTCCTTTCATTCAAAACGAAGGTCATTTGTCTCCGGAAGACATGTTTGGCACCTTTAACATGGGTATTGGTTTAATGACAGTGGTCCCGGCTGCGGAAAAAGAAAACGTACTCCAGGCCCTGAAGCAGGACGGGGAAGAGGCGTGGGCCATTGGGGAAGTAACTGATGGCGGCGGAGTGCAGGTGAAGGGGGCGACGTGCTGA
- the purL gene encoding phosphoribosylformylglycinamidine synthase subunit PurL, which produces MSLLLEPSAEQIEQEKIYQEMGVKDEEFEMIKKILGRLPNYTEIGLFSVMWSEHCSYKHSKAQLKKFPTEGERVLQGPGEGAGIIDIGDEQAVVFKMESHNHPSAIEPYQGAATGVGGILRDVFSMGARPVAIMNSLRFGELVKPRVKYLFEEVVAGIAGYGNCIGVPTVGGEVQFDPSYEGNPLVNAMCVGLIDHKDIQKGIASGAGNTVIYVGASTGKDGIHGATFASEEISDESESKRPSVQVGDPFMEKLLLEACLELVKCKSLVGIQDMGAAGLTSSSAEMASKAGSGIEMNLDTVPQRELNMSPYEMMLSESQERMLLVVKQGEEKEIHDICAHWGLHAAEIGRVIDDQRLVLWHSGEKVADVPVDALAEDAPVYYPESREPEAFRKRQQQKAWRPDVSDAEETLTDLLKQPTVASKEWVYDQYDYMVRTNTAVMPGSDAAVLRVRGKDKALAMTTDCNARYLGLDPEQGGKIVIAEASRNIICSGGLPLGLTDCLNYGNPEKPEIYWQFEKSIDGMTEACKTLETPVIGGNVSLYNETQNGAIYPTPVVGMVGLIKELAHITTQEFKQAGDAVYIIGEAGEDFGGSEIQEMQTGSIDGRAPELDLDTEYRRQRDVLKAIQAGLVQSAHDVSEGGLAVAIAESTFGTGLGAEAVITGEVIDELFAETQSRYVISVAAENRKAFEQTVPDARYAGRVTEEAALHLLRESGETILQASAKELENAWKGAIPCLVKSKA; this is translated from the coding sequence ATGTCCTTACTACTTGAACCTTCCGCAGAGCAGATTGAACAGGAAAAAATCTATCAGGAAATGGGCGTTAAAGACGAAGAATTCGAAATGATAAAAAAAATTCTCGGGCGCCTGCCAAACTATACAGAAATCGGCCTGTTTTCAGTCATGTGGTCGGAGCACTGCAGCTATAAGCATTCCAAAGCCCAGCTGAAAAAATTTCCGACTGAGGGAGAGCGCGTGCTGCAGGGACCTGGCGAAGGCGCCGGCATTATCGACATTGGTGATGAGCAGGCGGTCGTGTTCAAAATGGAAAGCCATAACCATCCATCAGCGATCGAGCCTTATCAGGGAGCGGCTACCGGTGTCGGCGGCATTCTCCGGGACGTGTTCTCGATGGGAGCCCGGCCGGTCGCCATTATGAATTCGCTTCGTTTCGGGGAGCTGGTCAAGCCCCGGGTGAAGTATTTATTTGAAGAGGTTGTAGCGGGCATTGCCGGATACGGTAACTGCATCGGTGTGCCGACGGTCGGAGGCGAAGTACAGTTTGATCCGAGCTATGAGGGCAATCCGCTTGTGAACGCCATGTGCGTCGGGCTTATTGACCATAAGGATATTCAGAAAGGGATTGCCAGCGGTGCCGGAAACACGGTGATTTATGTCGGGGCAAGCACCGGTAAAGATGGTATCCACGGAGCTACTTTTGCTTCGGAAGAAATCAGCGACGAATCAGAAAGCAAGCGTCCTTCCGTGCAGGTGGGTGATCCATTTATGGAAAAGCTGCTGCTCGAAGCATGCCTTGAACTCGTGAAGTGTAAATCACTCGTCGGGATTCAGGACATGGGAGCTGCAGGGCTGACTTCTTCTTCAGCAGAAATGGCCAGCAAGGCGGGGTCAGGGATTGAGATGAACCTTGATACGGTGCCGCAGCGGGAGCTTAACATGAGCCCGTATGAAATGATGCTTTCCGAGTCCCAGGAGCGGATGCTGCTGGTGGTCAAACAGGGCGAAGAAAAAGAAATTCACGATATCTGCGCACACTGGGGGCTTCACGCGGCCGAAATCGGCCGCGTAATCGATGATCAGCGTCTTGTGCTATGGCACAGCGGTGAAAAGGTTGCGGACGTGCCCGTGGACGCACTGGCCGAAGACGCACCAGTGTACTATCCCGAGTCGCGGGAGCCGGAAGCGTTCCGCAAACGCCAGCAGCAGAAGGCATGGCGGCCGGATGTAAGTGATGCGGAAGAAACGCTCACAGACCTGTTAAAGCAACCGACGGTCGCGAGCAAGGAATGGGTATACGACCAGTACGATTATATGGTCCGCACTAATACTGCCGTAATGCCAGGCTCCGATGCAGCGGTGCTGCGGGTACGGGGCAAAGATAAAGCACTTGCGATGACAACCGATTGCAACGCGCGCTATCTCGGGCTTGATCCGGAGCAGGGCGGAAAAATTGTTATCGCAGAAGCGTCCCGTAATATTATATGCTCGGGCGGGCTGCCACTTGGGCTGACCGACTGCCTGAACTATGGCAATCCGGAAAAACCGGAAATTTACTGGCAGTTTGAAAAGTCGATTGACGGCATGACAGAAGCATGCAAAACCCTTGAAACACCGGTTATCGGCGGCAATGTATCGCTTTACAATGAAACGCAGAACGGCGCGATCTACCCGACGCCGGTCGTCGGCATGGTCGGGCTGATTAAAGAGCTTGCCCATATTACAACTCAGGAGTTTAAGCAGGCAGGGGACGCTGTATATATTATCGGTGAAGCGGGCGAAGACTTTGGCGGCAGCGAGATCCAGGAGATGCAGACCGGCTCGATTGACGGACGGGCGCCGGAGCTTGATCTTGACACTGAGTACCGGAGGCAGCGGGATGTGCTGAAGGCGATTCAGGCAGGGCTGGTGCAGTCGGCGCATGACGTATCCGAAGGCGGTCTTGCTGTGGCAATTGCAGAAAGCACGTTTGGCACCGGGCTCGGAGCGGAAGCAGTGATCACCGGAGAGGTTATCGATGAATTGTTTGCAGAAACGCAGTCCCGCTATGTGATTTCTGTAGCTGCGGAGAACCGGAAGGCTTTTGAACAGACAGTACCAGACGCGAGATACGCCGGCAGAGTGACAGAAGAAGCAGCATTGCACTTACTCAGAGAATCGGGAGAGACGATTCTTCAAGCTTCTGCCAAGGAGTTGGAGAACGCCTGGAAAGGAGCTATTCCATGCTTGGTGAAATCAAAGGCTTAA
- the purF gene encoding amidophosphoribosyltransferase → MLGEIKGLNEECGVFAVWNHEEAAQLTYYGLHSLQHRGQEGAGIVVSDGDKLSSHKGLGLITEAFKEGDLEQLQGNSAIGHVRYATAGGGGLVNCQPLLFQSQTTGLAVAHNGNLVNANHVKEELERKGSIFQSTSDTEVLAHLIKRSDETRFEDQLKDALSYIEGAYAFAVMTEDKLLCAMDPNGLRPLAIGKIGETYVVASETCAFDVIGAEYVRDMQPGEIISIDDSGMHSELFSTATSRAICSLEYVYFARPDSNVDNINVHTARKNLGKEMAKEAPVEADVVTGVPDSSISAAIGYAEATGTPYELGLIKNRYVGRTFIQPSQALREQGVKMKLSAVRGVVEGKRVVMVDDSIVRGTTSKRIVRMLKEAGATEVHVRITSPPITHPCFYGIDTSTKAELIASNYTVDEMRDLMGADSLSFISIEGLQNGIGRDKSEPNCGQCLACFTGKYPTEIYDDTLHPHDKIMNG, encoded by the coding sequence ATGCTTGGTGAAATCAAAGGCTTAAACGAAGAATGTGGTGTGTTTGCTGTCTGGAACCACGAGGAGGCAGCGCAGCTGACCTATTACGGGCTGCACAGCCTGCAGCACCGCGGGCAGGAGGGGGCAGGCATCGTCGTTAGCGACGGCGATAAACTGTCGAGCCACAAAGGACTCGGTCTTATTACGGAAGCCTTTAAAGAAGGAGACCTTGAACAGCTGCAGGGAAATTCAGCCATCGGCCACGTACGCTATGCTACAGCCGGCGGAGGGGGTCTTGTGAACTGTCAGCCGCTGCTTTTTCAGTCACAGACAACTGGTCTTGCTGTTGCGCATAATGGAAATCTTGTGAACGCCAACCACGTAAAAGAGGAGCTCGAAAGAAAAGGGAGTATTTTCCAGTCAACCTCGGACACTGAAGTGCTCGCCCACCTGATCAAGAGAAGCGATGAAACCAGGTTTGAAGACCAGCTGAAGGACGCCCTGTCCTATATTGAAGGAGCATACGCCTTTGCGGTAATGACCGAGGACAAGCTGCTTTGCGCTATGGATCCAAATGGTCTCCGTCCGCTTGCGATCGGAAAAATTGGCGAAACCTATGTGGTCGCTTCCGAAACGTGTGCGTTTGACGTGATCGGCGCTGAGTACGTCCGGGACATGCAGCCCGGAGAAATTATCAGCATTGATGACTCGGGCATGCACTCGGAATTGTTTTCAACTGCCACATCCCGGGCAATATGCAGTCTGGAATACGTCTATTTTGCCCGCCCGGATTCCAATGTGGACAATATTAACGTGCATACGGCGAGAAAAAATCTCGGCAAGGAAATGGCCAAGGAAGCTCCGGTGGAAGCAGATGTCGTGACCGGGGTGCCGGACTCTTCCATTTCTGCTGCTATCGGCTATGCCGAAGCTACGGGTACACCGTATGAACTAGGACTGATTAAAAACCGGTATGTCGGCCGGACCTTTATCCAGCCGTCACAGGCGCTCCGGGAGCAGGGTGTGAAAATGAAGCTGTCCGCGGTTCGCGGGGTCGTGGAAGGCAAAAGAGTCGTGATGGTGGATGATTCAATTGTCCGCGGCACGACAAGCAAGCGGATCGTCCGCATGCTCAAGGAAGCGGGAGCAACGGAAGTGCACGTGCGCATTACGTCACCGCCGATTACGCACCCATGCTTTTACGGAATAGATACGTCAACGAAGGCAGAATTGATTGCCTCAAATTATACCGTCGATGAAATGCGCGATCTGATGGGGGCGGATTCACTGTCGTTTATCAGCATTGAAGGCCTGCAGAACGGCATCGGCCGGGATAAAAGCGAGCCGAACTGCGGCCAGTGTCTCGCGTGCTTTACCGGCAAATACCCTACAGAAATTTACGATGATACGCTCCATCCGCACGATAAAATTATGAATGGTTAA
- the purC gene encoding phosphoribosylaminoimidazolesuccinocarboxamide synthase, with translation MEKRALLYEGKAKKLYETDVENTLWVEYKDDATAFNGEKKEVLVGKGKLNNEISSLLFQKLHEEGINNHFVDRLSETEQAVKKTAIIPLEVVVRNIVAGSLHRRTGIEEGIETDQPVVEFYYKDDELGDPLINDDHIRLLQAASPSQVKDMKQMAEHVNETLKKHFSDHGLLLVDFKIEFGMTEDGKLLLSDEISPDTCRLWDKETRQKFDKDLFRYGIGSLQEGYSEILQRLGGAAHG, from the coding sequence ATGGAAAAACGCGCTCTATTGTATGAAGGAAAGGCCAAAAAGCTGTATGAAACAGACGTGGAAAACACGCTCTGGGTAGAGTACAAAGACGATGCCACCGCTTTTAACGGAGAGAAAAAGGAAGTGTTGGTCGGCAAAGGCAAGCTGAATAACGAAATTTCCTCCCTGCTTTTTCAAAAGCTGCACGAGGAAGGTATAAACAACCATTTCGTGGACCGGCTTTCCGAAACCGAGCAGGCGGTCAAAAAAACAGCCATCATTCCACTTGAGGTCGTTGTACGCAATATTGTTGCCGGCAGCCTTCACCGCCGCACCGGCATTGAGGAAGGCATTGAAACGGATCAGCCGGTGGTGGAATTCTACTACAAGGACGACGAGCTTGGGGACCCTTTAATTAACGATGACCATATCCGCCTGCTGCAGGCGGCCTCCCCGTCGCAGGTGAAGGATATGAAGCAGATGGCCGAACACGTGAATGAAACGCTTAAAAAGCATTTTTCCGACCACGGACTGCTTTTGGTGGACTTTAAAATTGAATTTGGAATGACAGAGGACGGAAAGCTGCTGCTGTCCGATGAAATTTCTCCGGATACGTGCCGGCTGTGGGATAAAGAAACCCGCCAGAAGTTTGATAAAGATTTATTCCGTTACGGGATTGGTTCTCTTCAGGAAGGCTATTCCGAAATATTACAGCGATTAGGAGGAGCTGCACATGGTTAA
- the purQ gene encoding phosphoribosylformylglycinamidine synthase subunit PurQ: MKFAVIVFPGSNCDDDMYYAIQEGLGEPVDKVWYTEESVADYDGILLPGGFSYGDYLRSGAIARFAPVMASVVEQAEKGKPVLGVCNGFQVLLEAGLLPGAMQRNRSLKFICRPARLMVANHETGFTSEYAEGERITIPVAHGEGNYYCDDETLRDLQANNQIVFTYEDNFNGSKEAIAGIVNKQGNVMGMMPHPERATDLILGSDDGLKIFQSILKQWRKSHVLTT; encoded by the coding sequence ATGAAATTCGCGGTTATCGTGTTTCCAGGATCCAACTGTGATGACGACATGTACTATGCAATCCAGGAGGGTCTCGGAGAGCCGGTGGATAAAGTCTGGTACACCGAAGAAAGTGTCGCGGATTATGACGGTATTCTTCTGCCCGGCGGTTTTTCCTACGGAGACTATCTTCGTTCCGGTGCGATTGCCCGTTTTGCCCCGGTTATGGCAAGCGTCGTGGAGCAGGCGGAAAAAGGGAAGCCGGTTCTTGGCGTCTGTAATGGCTTCCAGGTGCTGCTCGAAGCCGGACTGCTGCCTGGAGCCATGCAGCGGAACCGGTCGCTGAAGTTTATCTGCCGGCCGGCACGTCTCATGGTGGCAAATCATGAAACCGGCTTTACCTCCGAATACGCCGAAGGTGAACGAATAACGATCCCGGTGGCCCACGGCGAAGGAAACTATTACTGCGACGACGAGACCCTGAGAGACCTGCAGGCAAACAATCAGATTGTGTTCACATACGAAGACAATTTTAACGGCTCCAAAGAAGCGATTGCCGGCATTGTAAACAAGCAGGGCAACGTGATGGGCATGATGCCGCATCCGGAACGAGCAACCGACCTGATCCTTGGCAGTGACGACGGATTGAAAATCTTTCAGTCAATATTGAAGCAATGGAGGAAATCCCATGTCCTTACTACTTGA
- the purB gene encoding adenylosuccinate lyase yields the protein MIDRYTRPEMGAIWTEENRFNAWLEVEICACEAWSELGDIPKEDVKKIRDNASFNIERIQEIEEETRHDVVAFTRAVSETLGDERKWVHYGLTSTDVVDTALSYLIKQANEILRADLERFLEILKNKAKEHKHTIMMGRTHGVHAEPTTFGIKLALLYQEMKRNIERFDAAAEGIRVGKLSGAVGTFANIPPAIEESVCRKLGLQAAPVSTQTLQRDRHADYMSTLALIATSIEKMAVEIRSLQKSETREVEEFFAKGQKGSSAMPHKRNPIGSENMTGLARVIRGHMLTAYENVPLWHERDISHSSAERIIIPDATTALNYMLNRFGNIVKNLTVFEDNMKANMDKTLGLVFSQRVLLTLINKGMVREEAYDTVQPKAMEAWEKGIPFRELVESEPAITNVLSSEEIEDCFDHRHHMKEVDTIFARAGIE from the coding sequence ATGATCGATCGTTACACGCGCCCGGAAATGGGTGCCATCTGGACCGAAGAGAACCGCTTCAACGCCTGGCTGGAGGTCGAAATCTGTGCCTGTGAAGCCTGGTCGGAGCTTGGGGACATTCCAAAGGAAGATGTGAAAAAAATAAGGGATAATGCTTCCTTTAATATCGAACGGATCCAGGAGATTGAAGAGGAAACACGCCATGACGTTGTGGCGTTTACACGGGCGGTGTCGGAGACGCTCGGCGATGAGCGCAAATGGGTGCATTACGGCCTGACCTCCACCGACGTTGTGGATACGGCGCTCTCTTATCTGATTAAGCAGGCCAATGAGATTTTACGGGCGGACCTGGAGCGTTTTCTCGAAATTTTAAAAAACAAGGCAAAGGAACATAAGCATACGATCATGATGGGGCGCACCCACGGCGTGCACGCGGAGCCCACCACCTTCGGGATTAAGCTTGCTCTCTTGTATCAGGAAATGAAGCGTAATATCGAACGCTTTGACGCTGCGGCTGAGGGAATTCGCGTCGGGAAGCTGTCGGGAGCGGTTGGGACGTTTGCCAACATTCCGCCGGCTATTGAAGAATCGGTCTGCCGGAAGCTTGGCCTTCAGGCAGCGCCAGTATCGACGCAGACGCTGCAGCGGGACCGTCATGCTGATTACATGAGCACCCTCGCATTAATTGCTACGTCGATTGAAAAAATGGCTGTTGAAATCCGCAGCCTGCAAAAAAGCGAAACCCGGGAAGTGGAAGAGTTTTTCGCCAAGGGACAGAAGGGTTCCTCAGCGATGCCGCACAAACGCAATCCGATCGGATCGGAGAATATGACCGGCCTGGCCCGGGTGATCCGCGGCCATATGCTGACTGCTTATGAAAATGTTCCGCTCTGGCATGAACGCGATATTTCGCATTCCTCAGCTGAACGAATTATTATTCCAGACGCGACGACGGCGCTCAATTACATGCTGAACCGCTTTGGTAATATCGTGAAAAACCTGACCGTATTTGAAGACAATATGAAAGCAAACATGGACAAAACGCTCGGTCTTGTCTTCTCCCAGCGTGTGCTGCTTACGCTGATCAACAAAGGCATGGTGCGTGAGGAAGCGTACGACACGGTCCAGCCTAAGGCAATGGAGGCATGGGAAAAAGGCATCCCGTTCCGGGAGCTTGTGGAAAGTGAACCGGCCATTACAAATGTTTTAAGCAGTGAAGAAATCGAGGATTGCTTTGATCACCGTCATCACATGAAGGAAGTCGATACGATCTTCGCCCGTGCCGGCATCGAATAA